A genomic window from Treponema maltophilum ATCC 51939 includes:
- a CDS encoding glycyl-radical enzyme activating protein encodes MAHTALLINIQRFSLHDGPGIRTTFFFKGCPLHCLWCHNPESQSFRPQVMHYVERCSGCLACVSACPAHAIYAKDGIVETDGSKCITCEKCTDICPNNAREISGKPYTADELLKEAAKDEILYEESGGGVTLSGGEVMSQPVDFLEDVTRRLKGRGFNVAIDTCGYTNYANFERIMPYVDVFLYDIKFIDDERHKKFTGVPAAPILDNLQKLHDAGANVNVRIPVIGNVNADDEELLRMCAWLKKNKMSSCKINLLPYHNTGSVKYGRLRLKYEDELMVRPSDERMNEIKRMFKKQGFHNITIGG; translated from the coding sequence ATGGCACACACTGCATTATTGATAAACATTCAACGTTTTTCTTTGCATGACGGGCCGGGCATACGGACAACCTTTTTCTTTAAGGGCTGTCCTTTGCACTGCCTGTGGTGCCATAATCCGGAAAGCCAGTCTTTCCGGCCGCAGGTGATGCATTATGTCGAACGCTGCAGCGGCTGCCTTGCATGCGTGAGCGCATGTCCCGCGCATGCGATTTATGCCAAAGACGGTATTGTGGAAACGGACGGATCAAAGTGTATTACTTGCGAAAAATGCACCGATATTTGTCCGAACAATGCCCGTGAAATAAGCGGAAAACCTTATACGGCCGATGAGCTGCTTAAAGAAGCGGCAAAAGACGAGATTTTATACGAAGAATCCGGCGGAGGGGTAACGCTTTCCGGCGGGGAAGTTATGTCGCAGCCGGTTGATTTTCTTGAAGATGTAACGCGCCGGCTGAAGGGCAGAGGCTTTAACGTTGCAATCGATACGTGCGGCTATACGAACTATGCGAATTTTGAACGGATTATGCCGTACGTCGACGTATTTTTATACGATATAAAATTTATTGACGACGAACGCCATAAAAAATTTACGGGTGTGCCTGCCGCACCCATACTGGATAATTTACAAAAACTGCACGATGCCGGCGCGAACGTCAACGTCCGTATTCCGGTAATCGGCAATGTGAACGCGGACGATGAAGAGCTTTTGCGGATGTGCGCATGGCTTAAAAAAAACAAAATGAGTTCCTGCAAAATCAATTTGCTGCCGTACCACAACACGGGTTCGGTAAAATACGGGCGCCTGCGTCTGAAATACGAAGATGAATTGATGGTTCGTCCGTCCGACGAACGGATGAATGAAATAAAACGAATGTTTAAGAAACAAGGTTTTCATAATATCACGATAGGAGGTTGA
- the hypD gene encoding trans-4-hydroxy-L-proline dehydratase, with the protein MEARGMNARVKKLRQQSVETEPRLYMERADLMTDAYLKYEGTISVPEMRATAFKYFMEHKKLCINDGELIVGEKGDGPQKAPTFPELCCHTLEDMKVMNDRDLINFKVSEEDLELQKKKIIPYWKERSIRSRILRSMSEKWKDCYSAGIFTEFMEQRGPGHTVGSGKIYEKGFADYKKDIAHELKKLDFLHDPEAFERRQQLKAMDIACDAIMILGKRYARLAAEMAEKEKDPKRKAELLQISENCKVVPAHKPETYWQAIQMYWFVHLGVTTELNPWDAYSPGRLDQHLFPFYEKDCAAGTLDDKKALELLECLWIKFNNQPAPPKVGITLKESSTYTDFANINTGGITPDGQNGVNPVSYLILDCMDEMKLLQPSSNVQISRKTPRKFLKRACEISRKGWGQPAFYNTEAIVQELLNAGKSIEDARRGGTSGCVETGAFGNEAYILTGYFNLPKILELTLNNGFDPVSKKQLGLKLGHAEDFKTYDELFDAYKKQVMYLIDIKIEGSNIIEKIYADYMPAPFLSIITNDCITKGKDYNAGGARYNTNYLQGVGIGTITDSLAAIKYNVYDNKKFTMKELMAALKSNFESSPVIANLVRNKTPKYGNDDDYADSIMKAVFEFYQGAVTGRPNMKGGTYRVNMLPTTCHVYFGDVMLASPNGRLAHKPVSEGISPEKGADTHGPSAVIKSAAKMDHLNTGGTLLNQKFTPSVVAGEDGLNHLADFVASYFTMDGHHIQFNVIDRAVLYEAQKHPEEYKDLIVRVAGYSDHFRNLSKALQDEIIERTEQSFA; encoded by the coding sequence ATGGAAGCAAGAGGAATGAATGCACGCGTTAAAAAATTGAGACAACAAAGCGTTGAAACGGAACCGCGGTTGTACATGGAACGTGCGGATTTGATGACCGATGCGTATTTAAAATACGAGGGAACGATTTCCGTTCCGGAAATGCGGGCTACGGCCTTTAAATACTTCATGGAACATAAAAAATTGTGCATAAACGACGGCGAATTGATTGTCGGCGAAAAAGGCGACGGTCCGCAAAAGGCGCCGACCTTCCCCGAATTGTGCTGTCATACGCTTGAAGATATGAAGGTTATGAATGACCGCGATCTGATTAACTTTAAAGTCAGCGAAGAAGATCTGGAACTGCAAAAAAAGAAAATCATTCCGTATTGGAAAGAACGTTCCATCCGCAGCAGAATTTTACGTTCAATGAGCGAAAAATGGAAGGACTGCTATAGCGCCGGTATTTTTACCGAATTCATGGAACAGCGCGGTCCCGGTCATACCGTCGGCTCCGGCAAAATTTACGAAAAAGGCTTTGCCGACTATAAAAAAGACATCGCGCACGAACTGAAAAAACTCGACTTCTTACACGATCCCGAAGCTTTTGAGCGCCGCCAGCAATTAAAAGCGATGGATATCGCCTGCGATGCGATTATGATTTTGGGTAAACGCTATGCGCGTTTGGCGGCGGAAATGGCCGAAAAAGAAAAAGATCCGAAGCGCAAAGCCGAACTTTTGCAGATTTCGGAAAACTGCAAGGTTGTTCCGGCTCACAAACCCGAAACCTATTGGCAGGCGATTCAAATGTACTGGTTTGTGCACTTGGGTGTAACTACCGAATTGAACCCCTGGGATGCATACAGCCCCGGCCGTTTGGATCAGCACTTGTTTCCCTTTTACGAAAAAGACTGCGCAGCCGGAACTCTGGACGACAAAAAAGCGCTTGAATTGCTCGAATGCCTGTGGATTAAATTCAACAACCAGCCGGCACCGCCCAAGGTCGGCATTACGCTCAAGGAAAGCAGCACGTACACCGACTTTGCGAACATTAACACCGGCGGAATAACCCCCGACGGACAAAACGGCGTAAACCCGGTCAGCTATCTTATTTTGGACTGCATGGATGAAATGAAGCTGTTGCAGCCCAGTTCGAACGTTCAGATAAGCCGCAAAACACCGCGCAAATTCCTCAAGCGTGCATGCGAAATTTCGCGCAAAGGCTGGGGACAACCGGCGTTTTACAATACCGAAGCGATTGTGCAGGAATTGCTGAACGCGGGAAAATCCATAGAAGATGCCCGCCGCGGCGGAACCAGCGGCTGTGTCGAAACCGGCGCGTTCGGAAACGAAGCCTACATTTTGACCGGCTATTTTAACCTGCCCAAAATACTCGAACTGACGCTTAACAACGGTTTCGATCCGGTAAGCAAAAAGCAGCTCGGCTTAAAATTGGGACACGCGGAAGATTTTAAAACCTACGACGAACTGTTCGATGCGTACAAAAAACAGGTTATGTATTTGATCGACATCAAGATTGAAGGCAGCAACATCATCGAAAAAATCTACGCCGATTATATGCCCGCACCCTTCCTTTCGATAATCACGAACGATTGTATCACAAAAGGCAAGGACTACAATGCCGGCGGTGCGCGCTATAACACCAATTATCTGCAGGGCGTCGGTATCGGAACCATAACGGACTCGCTGGCAGCGATTAAATACAACGTGTACGACAACAAGAAATTCACGATGAAAGAATTGATGGCAGCTTTAAAATCGAACTTCGAATCTTCGCCCGTCATTGCCAATTTGGTGCGCAACAAGACGCCTAAATACGGCAACGACGACGATTACGCGGATTCGATTATGAAGGCCGTATTTGAATTCTATCAGGGAGCGGTTACCGGCCGGCCGAATATGAAAGGCGGTACGTACCGCGTCAACATGCTCCCGACGACCTGTCACGTGTATTTCGGCGATGTAATGCTTGCCAGTCCGAACGGACGGCTTGCGCACAAGCCCGTTTCGGAAGGTATTTCTCCCGAAAAAGGCGCCGATACGCACGGACCTTCGGCGGTAATAAAATCCGCGGCAAAGATGGACCACTTGAATACCGGCGGTACCTTGCTGAACCAAAAGTTTACGCCGAGCGTTGTTGCCGGCGAAGACGGATTGAATCACTTGGCCGACTTTGTCGCCTCGTATTTTACAATGGACGGTCACCACATTCAGTTTAACGTTATCGACCGCGCCGTTTTGTACGAAGCGCAAAAGCATCCTGAAGAATACAAAGATTTGATTGTGCGCGTTGCAGGTTACAGCGACCACTTCAGAAATTTAAGTAAAGCGTTACAGGATGAAATCATCGAAAGAACGGAACAGTCTTTCGCCTAA
- the proC gene encoding pyrroline-5-carboxylate reductase — MKLGFIGCGNMAKAMISGILKGKVLAAQDVAAFDVYKSASEAAQKELGIKALASADEIVAFADTVVLAVKPQFYADVIKGIKDKVTQNHLIVTIAPGQTLAKLESLFGKAVKIVRTMPNTPALVGEGMTALCRSETVSEDELKSVRTLFDSFGKTETVAEYMMDAVVAVAGSSPAYVFMLIEAMADAAVMGGIPRSSAYTFAAQAVLGSAKMVLETGKHPGDLKDMVCSPAGTTIEAVRVLERDGFRSSVIEAMDACIKKSKSL, encoded by the coding sequence ATGAAATTGGGATTTATCGGTTGCGGAAATATGGCAAAAGCTATGATTTCCGGAATTTTAAAAGGAAAAGTGCTTGCCGCGCAGGATGTTGCGGCCTTTGACGTGTATAAAAGCGCATCGGAAGCCGCTCAAAAAGAACTGGGCATTAAAGCGCTTGCAAGCGCCGACGAAATTGTCGCTTTTGCCGACACCGTCGTGCTTGCCGTTAAACCGCAGTTTTATGCGGACGTCATCAAGGGCATAAAAGACAAGGTTACGCAAAATCACCTTATCGTTACGATTGCTCCCGGACAAACGCTTGCCAAGCTGGAGTCCCTGTTCGGTAAAGCGGTAAAAATCGTGCGCACTATGCCGAATACGCCCGCCCTGGTCGGCGAGGGTATGACGGCTTTGTGCCGCAGCGAAACGGTAAGCGAAGACGAATTAAAAAGCGTGCGCACCTTGTTCGACAGTTTCGGAAAAACGGAAACGGTCGCCGAATATATGATGGATGCGGTTGTCGCCGTCGCCGGCAGCTCTCCTGCTTATGTCTTTATGCTCATAGAAGCGATGGCGGATGCCGCCGTTATGGGAGGAATTCCGCGTTCTTCGGCCTACACCTTTGCCGCACAGGCGGTTCTCGGAAGCGCAAAAATGGTACTGGAAACGGGAAAGCATCCGGGCGACCTGAAAGACATGGTGTGTTCGCCGGCCGGCACGACGATTGAAGCGGTAAGAGTTTTGGAGCGCGACGGGTTCAGAAGCTCCGTAATTGAAGCTATGGATGCTTGTATAAAAAAATCAAAAAGCTTATAG
- a CDS encoding sodium-dependent transporter, producing MQEREQWTSRLGFIMAGVGMAVGTGNMWRFPRVAGINGGGSFLIAYLIANITWVVPLIITELAIGKQTKLGTVGTFKIFAGEKRTWQGLWIGFVCAAITFYYVIVLAWALRYLVYALNGTLRHVQDTEQLWETFIHNPKEAVIFQIIALIPVGFILFRGVNKGIEKAGKYLIPLLFLCLLYCVFSVLSKPGASVGLRYLFMPSWSNLKLPSIWLNAYTQAAWSSGAGWGMMLTYANYMKKNEDITLNGFLITGSDIVGAMLSALVVLPAVFAFSASDAAALDALKQGNVGLTFICLTKLFNSIQGGTIVAALFFIALSLSALTSLLPQTEVIVKNFIDFGWSRKKAVCVIMAACFVFGLPSAIDNRIFNNQDWVWGIGLLVCGLFYALAVYRFGIKKFRETCINPTSDFKIGRWYDWCIIIYPFFLCVIIAWWLGQSMQWSKNWWTPFAVDNPGTVLVQCAVSILVCMLLNKYMNKKIKQGSL from the coding sequence ATGCAAGAACGAGAACAGTGGACTTCCCGTTTAGGGTTCATTATGGCCGGTGTCGGCATGGCCGTCGGTACCGGCAATATGTGGCGGTTTCCGCGCGTTGCCGGAATTAACGGCGGCGGCAGTTTTTTAATCGCCTATCTTATTGCGAATATAACCTGGGTTGTACCGCTTATTATCACCGAACTGGCGATAGGTAAGCAGACAAAACTGGGAACCGTCGGAACCTTCAAAATCTTTGCCGGAGAAAAACGTACATGGCAGGGATTGTGGATCGGTTTTGTATGCGCCGCCATTACGTTTTATTATGTTATCGTTCTTGCATGGGCTTTGCGTTATTTGGTATACGCTTTAAACGGTACTTTGCGCCACGTTCAGGATACCGAGCAGTTGTGGGAAACCTTTATCCACAATCCCAAAGAAGCGGTTATTTTTCAAATAATCGCGCTGATTCCCGTCGGATTTATTTTATTCCGCGGGGTAAACAAGGGGATTGAAAAAGCCGGAAAATATCTTATTCCTCTCCTTTTTTTGTGTTTGCTGTATTGCGTTTTCAGCGTTTTGTCGAAGCCGGGGGCTTCGGTCGGCTTACGCTATTTGTTTATGCCTTCGTGGAGCAATTTGAAATTGCCGTCCATATGGCTCAATGCGTATACGCAGGCTGCATGGTCTTCGGGAGCCGGCTGGGGCATGATGCTCACCTACGCGAACTATATGAAAAAGAACGAAGACATTACGCTGAACGGCTTTTTAATTACGGGAAGCGATATTGTGGGGGCCATGCTTTCGGCCTTGGTCGTGCTTCCCGCAGTCTTCGCTTTTTCGGCGTCGGATGCGGCCGCCTTGGATGCCTTAAAGCAGGGGAATGTCGGCTTAACCTTTATTTGCCTTACCAAGTTGTTTAACTCGATTCAGGGCGGCACGATAGTTGCGGCCTTATTTTTCATAGCCCTTTCTTTATCCGCTCTGACGTCTCTTTTGCCGCAAACCGAAGTTATTGTAAAAAACTTTATCGATTTCGGCTGGTCGCGCAAAAAAGCCGTGTGCGTTATTATGGCGGCATGCTTTGTTTTCGGCCTTCCGTCGGCAATCGACAACCGTATTTTCAATAATCAGGATTGGGTGTGGGGAATAGGGCTGCTCGTGTGCGGTTTGTTTTATGCGCTTGCGGTATACCGCTTCGGCATTAAAAAGTTCCGCGAAACATGCATAAATCCGACCAGCGACTTTAAAATAGGCCGGTGGTACGATTGGTGCATAATCATCTATCCGTTCTTTTTGTGCGTGATTATCGCGTGGTGGCTCGGCCAGTCCATGCAGTGGTCTAAAAACTGGTGGACGCCCTTTGCGGTAGATAATCCCGGAACGGTTTTGGTGCAGTGCGCCGTATCCATTCTCGTTTGCATGTTGCTGAATAAATATATGAACAAAAAGATCAAGCAGGGAAGTCTTTAA
- the rpiA gene encoding ribose-5-phosphate isomerase RpiA translates to MDKNIGNGATKTVQKGGLSQKEQKELVGKTAVDRLMEKGLIRSGMKIGLGTGSTAIVAVRRLAELLHGGALSGIKAVVTSFQTGIACEEYGIPVFTLNSKEIGGTLDLAIDGADEIDPENNLIKGGGAAHVQEKIVEYNSKRLVIIADESKLVPHLGTRFPLPVEIIAAARFPVIREMQKLGASCVLRTCSGKDGPVITDNGNQILDCTWPLLADGSSPVVPSKMEDKVNKITGVVENGFFTKNRPLVFVARADGTVEERP, encoded by the coding sequence ATGGATAAAAACATCGGTAACGGCGCGACAAAAACCGTGCAAAAAGGCGGTTTGTCGCAAAAAGAACAAAAAGAACTTGTCGGGAAAACGGCGGTCGACCGCTTGATGGAAAAAGGACTTATCCGATCCGGTATGAAAATCGGCTTGGGAACCGGCTCGACCGCAATCGTTGCCGTGCGCCGCCTTGCCGAACTTTTGCACGGCGGAGCGCTGAGCGGCATAAAAGCCGTCGTTACGAGTTTTCAAACCGGCATCGCCTGCGAAGAATACGGCATTCCCGTTTTTACGCTGAACAGCAAAGAAATCGGCGGTACGCTCGACCTTGCAATCGACGGCGCCGACGAAATCGACCCGGAAAACAATTTGATAAAGGGCGGCGGCGCCGCACACGTACAGGAAAAAATTGTCGAATACAATTCAAAACGCTTGGTTATCATTGCCGACGAAAGCAAACTCGTACCGCATTTGGGAACGCGCTTTCCGCTTCCGGTGGAAATTATCGCCGCCGCACGCTTTCCCGTTATCCGCGAAATGCAAAAACTGGGCGCATCCTGCGTTTTACGCACCTGTTCGGGAAAAGACGGGCCGGTTATTACGGACAACGGCAACCAAATCCTCGACTGCACGTGGCCACTACTCGCCGACGGCAGTTCGCCGGTAGTCCCTTCAAAAATGGAAGATAAGGTAAACAAAATTACCGGCGTCGTCGAAAACGGCTTTTTTACGAAAAACCGCCCGCTCGTCTTCGTCGCCCGCGCCGACGGCACCGTGGAGGAACGGCCTTAA
- the aroE gene encoding shikimate dehydrogenase, with product MKAPKICLCLTGSTLAEDLAILNKYRQWIDMAELRADYLSDDERLYIRRFPEMAGMPIILTIRRFIDGGTYRGGEAARTALMARGLAFASQNAQKNFAYIDLEEDLDVPSIQDAALAFGTRVIRSFHNMHSAVENLPAKMAAIRKTGFEIPKVACMPQHLSELSRLFKECAGLDYEHIVCTMGAYSIPSRILAERTGSFLTYCSPPSPDASLAKLGHVDPVGLNKTYNFRSIDDKTELFGITGYPLAHTSSPEIHNAGYRKHGMNAVYIPIKSETIDEALEFAETIGMRGLSVTVPHKERVLPLLQSVSEKAAKVGACNTVVRKENGWAGYNTDIEGLKKALLEFIGTKNLHGKKVAIIGAGGAAKAAAYVVWELKGKGCVFNRTLASARSLAEKYGFAYSGLSMNDQKKLEEYSHLIIQTTPVGMGAKEEDEGADPIEFYGFGGTEQVYDIIYYPEKTPLLCRAEKAGCRIQNGYSMLIYQAEKQFELFTGEKYG from the coding sequence ATGAAGGCGCCGAAAATATGCCTGTGCTTAACCGGTTCAACATTGGCCGAAGATTTGGCCATTTTAAATAAATACCGGCAATGGATCGATATGGCCGAACTCAGAGCCGATTATTTGAGCGACGATGAACGATTGTATATACGGCGCTTCCCCGAAATGGCCGGAATGCCGATTATCCTGACCATACGGCGCTTTATCGACGGCGGGACTTACCGCGGGGGAGAAGCGGCGCGCACGGCTCTTATGGCGCGAGGTCTTGCGTTCGCGTCCCAAAATGCGCAAAAGAATTTCGCCTACATAGATTTGGAAGAAGACTTGGACGTACCGAGCATTCAGGATGCCGCCCTCGCCTTCGGAACACGGGTTATCCGCAGTTTTCACAATATGCACTCCGCAGTGGAAAACCTTCCGGCTAAAATGGCGGCCATACGCAAAACAGGTTTTGAAATCCCGAAAGTCGCCTGCATGCCGCAACACTTGTCCGAGCTTTCAAGGCTGTTTAAAGAGTGCGCCGGCTTGGATTATGAACACATTGTTTGCACCATGGGCGCATACAGCATTCCGTCGCGGATATTGGCCGAACGTACCGGCTCTTTTTTAACCTACTGTTCTCCGCCGTCTCCGGATGCCTCTTTGGCAAAACTCGGCCATGTGGATCCGGTCGGATTGAACAAAACCTACAACTTCCGTTCCATCGACGATAAAACCGAACTCTTCGGCATAACCGGTTATCCGCTGGCGCACACGTCGAGCCCCGAAATACATAATGCAGGCTACCGCAAGCACGGCATGAATGCGGTTTATATTCCGATAAAGTCCGAAACAATCGACGAAGCGCTCGAATTTGCCGAAACAATCGGCATGCGGGGACTTTCGGTAACCGTTCCGCATAAAGAGCGGGTTTTGCCTCTGTTGCAATCGGTGTCGGAAAAGGCGGCGAAGGTCGGCGCATGCAATACGGTTGTGCGCAAAGAAAACGGCTGGGCCGGCTACAACACCGATATCGAAGGTTTAAAAAAAGCGCTGTTGGAATTTATCGGTACGAAAAATCTGCACGGCAAAAAAGTCGCAATCATCGGAGCGGGCGGAGCCGCAAAAGCCGCAGCTTACGTCGTATGGGAATTGAAAGGAAAAGGCTGTGTTTTCAACCGAACGCTCGCATCGGCACGTTCTCTTGCCGAAAAATACGGTTTTGCGTATTCGGGTTTGAGCATGAACGACCAAAAAAAACTCGAAGAATATTCGCACCTTATCATTCAAACGACACCGGTCGGAATGGGCGCAAAAGAAGAGGATGAAGGAGCCGACCCCATTGAATTTTACGGATTCGGCGGTACGGAACAAGTGTACGACATCATTTATTATCCGGAAAAAACGCCGCTTTTGTGCCGCGCCGAAAAAGCCGGCTGCCGCATCCAAAACGGATATTCGATGCTCATCTATCAAGCGGAAAAACAATTTGAATTATTTACGGGAGAAAAATATGGATAA
- a CDS encoding Na+/H+ antiporter NhaC family protein has translation MEHFGMWGIIPPVLTIALAFITKDVIVSLFLGIVSGCLIVAGGNPAAALMNVSDLLAGSLADGWNIRIFLFCGLLGALVGMLSKTGAAQAFGVWMSKKLKSGTASQFATFIFGLIVFIDDYFNSLTVGTVMRPINDKNRVARAKLAYILDSTAAPVCILAPVSSWVVTVMSIVRNAEGFDKLGISDFEFFIRAVPYNLYALTTLLMVLVVIFFKRDFGPMKRSETLAKETGVLWNEKVYGVISGDLRDENVTRAKPADMLVPILLLIVFAVAFFPIVSWINAVDGESITNLAQAASSMSLRDAFNNTDSSYALFYAIIFTLLFTYIYYLVRRLMNLKEASEAVRDGIKSMVPALIILTMAWSIGTVIRSSPADGGLGLGRYLSETVVGSGFPLWIIPGIVFVLSALIAFATGTSWGTFGIMIPLVMPIAVGLVGDAGLTGGAALNAVFICVSAVLGGAVFGDHASPISDTTILSSTGAACPHLEHVATQLPYALFVAACSLAGFIIGGIFMNPIASWAAVLIVFTAGMILLPKISKG, from the coding sequence ATGGAACATTTCGGCATGTGGGGGATCATACCGCCCGTTTTAACAATTGCGCTCGCCTTTATTACAAAAGACGTTATCGTGTCGCTGTTTTTGGGAATCGTTTCCGGCTGCCTTATCGTTGCCGGAGGAAATCCCGCGGCGGCTTTAATGAACGTGAGTGATTTACTTGCCGGTTCTTTGGCCGACGGCTGGAATATCCGCATTTTTTTATTTTGCGGCCTGCTCGGTGCCTTGGTCGGTATGTTGTCCAAAACGGGTGCGGCGCAAGCGTTCGGCGTATGGATGTCCAAAAAACTGAAAAGCGGCACCGCCTCGCAGTTTGCGACCTTTATATTCGGTCTGATTGTGTTTATCGACGACTATTTTAACTCGCTGACGGTCGGAACGGTTATGCGGCCTATAAACGATAAAAACAGGGTTGCCCGCGCAAAGCTTGCGTATATTTTGGATTCGACGGCCGCTCCCGTGTGCATTTTGGCTCCCGTATCGAGTTGGGTCGTTACGGTTATGTCGATTGTGCGCAACGCCGAAGGCTTCGATAAATTGGGCATAAGCGATTTTGAATTTTTTATCCGCGCCGTTCCGTATAATCTGTACGCGCTGACGACGCTTCTCATGGTGCTTGTGGTTATCTTTTTTAAGCGCGATTTCGGTCCGATGAAACGGTCGGAAACTTTGGCAAAAGAAACCGGCGTGCTGTGGAATGAAAAAGTATACGGCGTTATTTCCGGCGATTTGCGTGACGAAAATGTTACGCGGGCAAAGCCGGCGGATATGTTGGTTCCCATTTTACTGCTCATCGTTTTTGCCGTCGCCTTTTTCCCGATTGTGTCGTGGATCAATGCCGTAGACGGCGAATCGATTACGAATTTGGCGCAAGCCGCTTCGTCGATGAGTTTACGCGACGCTTTTAACAACACCGATTCTTCGTATGCGCTGTTTTACGCCATTATTTTTACGCTGCTTTTTACGTATATTTACTATCTTGTGCGCCGCCTTATGAATTTAAAAGAAGCGAGCGAAGCCGTCCGCGACGGTATAAAATCGATGGTGCCGGCTCTTATTATTTTGACAATGGCATGGTCGATCGGAACGGTCATACGCTCTTCGCCTGCGGACGGCGGGTTGGGGCTGGGGCGCTACCTTTCGGAAACGGTTGTCGGAAGCGGCTTTCCGCTGTGGATTATACCCGGTATCGTGTTCGTGCTGTCGGCGCTTATCGCGTTTGCAACCGGCACTAGCTGGGGAACGTTCGGCATTATGATTCCGCTTGTTATGCCGATTGCCGTCGGGCTTGTCGGCGATGCCGGATTAACCGGAGGCGCCGCTTTGAACGCCGTGTTTATCTGCGTTTCTGCCGTGCTGGGAGGTGCCGTTTTCGGCGATCATGCATCGCCCATTTCCGATACGACGATTTTGTCTTCGACGGGCGCCGCCTGTCCGCATTTGGAACACGTTGCAACGCAATTGCCTTATGCACTCTTTGTAGCGGCCTGTTCTTTGGCCGGCTTTATCATCGGCGGCATCTTTATGAATCCGATTGCTTCGTGGGCAGCCGTTTTGATCGTCTTTACCGCCGGCATGATTCTTTTGCCGAAGATAAGCAAAGGCTGA
- a CDS encoding ABC transporter permease, translating into MRKNNFFRNLCSEEYFSLIITFVVLFILMGIINGKKFISLNNISAMTYQMPMIALLAIGMMVSELSGGINLSIVANANFNGIMLYLLLNKATQGHMAEATGMQLGIAIIIGFAICICIGFCNGIMIAKLKIPAILVTLGMMTLLQGFSLVITEGYTISGFPSALTFIGNGKIIGIPTSLLLLLIIIFISHFILNRTVFGKQLYMTGANSIAAKYSNIDIDKIIIWEYIFSASFAFFCCLIMIGQMNSVKANYYDSYLLIAVLASFLGGVNPNGGFGKLTGTVLASMILQVISTGFNLMRMDPFVVTATWGAIIILVLFGKEIVNKIFVRSA; encoded by the coding sequence ATGAGAAAAAATAACTTTTTTAGGAATTTATGTTCGGAAGAATATTTTTCGCTTATTATTACATTTGTTGTGCTTTTCATCCTAATGGGAATAATCAATGGCAAAAAATTTATATCACTTAATAATATAAGCGCAATGACATATCAAATGCCCATGATTGCTTTGCTCGCAATTGGGATGATGGTATCTGAATTATCGGGTGGTATAAATTTATCTATCGTTGCAAATGCAAATTTTAACGGAATAATGTTATACCTACTTTTAAATAAAGCAACACAAGGACATATGGCTGAAGCAACCGGAATGCAGCTGGGTATAGCAATTATTATCGGATTCGCAATATGTATTTGTATAGGCTTTTGTAATGGAATTATGATTGCAAAACTGAAAATTCCCGCTATTTTGGTAACATTAGGAATGATGACTCTTCTACAAGGTTTTAGCCTTGTTATCACAGAAGGCTATACTATATCAGGGTTCCCTTCTGCTCTCACCTTTATAGGAAACGGGAAAATAATCGGTATACCAACCTCCCTTCTTTTATTATTAATCATTATTTTTATTTCGCACTTTATTTTAAACCGAACTGTTTTCGGCAAACAGCTATACATGACAGGTGCAAACAGTATAGCTGCAAAATATTCTAATATCGACATAGACAAAATTATTATATGGGAATATATCTTCTCCGCAAGTTTTGCCTTCTTTTGTTGCTTAATTATGATAGGGCAAATGAATTCCGTGAAGGCAAATTATTATGATTCATACCTATTAATAGCCGTCCTCGCCAGCTTCTTAGGAGGCGTAAATCCTAACGGAGGATTTGGAAAATTAACAGGGACTGTTCTGGCGTCCATGATTTTACAAGTTATTTCCACAGGATTTAATTTAATGAGAATGGATCCCTTCGTAGTAACAGCAACATGGGGAGCAATAATTATTTTAGTGCTATTTGGAAAAGAAATCGTAAATAAAATATTCGTACGCAGCGCTTAA